Within Desulfurobacterium thermolithotrophum DSM 11699, the genomic segment GCAAAGGGGACATTATGTCTGTTGCCGTTAGTGAAGATGGTACAATTAGAGCAACTTATACTAATGGTAAAGTAAAAGATATTGCGAGACTTGCAGTAGCTACTTTTAAAGATAAGGAAATGCTTGTAAGAAAAGGAAATTGGCTCTATGTTCCAAATGTACAAACATTTACTCCTGTTATAATGCCAGGCGGAGTAATTTCTAAAGTTAGAAGTGGAATGCTTGAAATGTCTAACGTAGATATTGCTAGTGAGTTTATCAATCTTATTACAGCTCAAAGAGCTTACCAAGCTAATGCAAGAGTTATTACAACTGATGATCAAATACTTCAGGAAACAATGAATATAAAGAGATAATTAATAAAAAGAAATTTTAAACATATGGAGTATTAATGGCGGAAGAAGAAAAGCAAGAGCAAGAACAAAAAGGTAGTGGAAAGAAAAAATTTATAATCTTAATAGTATTACTCCTGCTCTTAGGAATAGGAGGAGGAGTAGCTTACAAGTTTCTTGTTTTAGATAAGAAGAAAGTAGAATCTCAAGAAAAGCAAGCTCAAAGGATTATTGAAGAAATTAAAGCCACAGAAAAAGTAGGAGTTATGTTTGATCTTGGAACTTTTGTTGTAAATCTTGCTGATACAGATATTGAAAGATATTTAAAAGTTTCTATAGTTCTTGAACTCAAAGACCAAAAAATACAGGCAGAAGCACAAAAAAGACTTCCTGAAATTAAGGATGCTATTACAACTCTTTTACTTACTAAAAAGTCTTCAGAAATTAGAACACCAGAAGGAATTGAATTTCTTAAAGAAGAAATAGCAAAAAGAGTTAACGCTATACTTCCTCTTGGTGGAGTAAAAAACGTATACTTTACAGAGTTCATAATACAAACAGGTTAGAGTCATGACTAAGCAAGATAAAAGGCTAGAAGACTTTAAAGATGTAAGTTTAAGTATTTCTCTTTGTATCGGGAAAAAGTTTCTAACTCTAAATAAGATACTAAAACTTAAAGAAGGAGATTTAATAGAATTTGACAAAAAACTTGAAGATTACTTAGATGTATACTTAAATGGTCAAAAGTTTGGTATTGGAGAACTAGTAATAGTTAATGATAAGTACAGCTTGAGGTTGGTTGATCTTGTTTGATGAAAATGTCACAAAGTTTCTTTTATCCTCGGCTTTACTTATTTTTTTTCTTCTTGTCCTTTACTATGCAGCAAATAGAATTCTTTCTTTCAAAGGAATTTATAAAAAAAGTTCTATAATAGATATAGAAGATTACAAACCTCTAGACAAAGAAAAAGGATTTATTGTAGTTTCTGCTTACGGAACAAAAATCCTCTTAGGTTACGACAAAAATGGTATGCATAAGCTAAAAGAATGGGAAAAAAATGAAGAAATACAGCCAAGTAGCGATAGTAGCGATAGCAATTAATCTTTTATATATTTCTACTTCTTATGGAGAAACAGTTAATGACTTTTTACCGCAATTAGGAAATCTTGATATCACTTTAAAAATTCTTTTTCTCATCACTATTCTTAGTCTTGCTCCAGCAATACTTATAACAGTAACTTCATTCACGAGAATAGTTATTATTCTTTCTCTTCTTAGACATGCTCTAGGTACTCCTCAGACTCCTCCTAATCAGGTAATAATCGCTCTTTCTTTATTCCTTACACTTTTTACTATGGCTCCAACTTTTCAACAAATAGATGAATTAGCAATCCAACCTTACATTAATAAAAAAATAAGTGATGTAGAAGCTATAAAAAGGGCTTCTGAACCTATAAAAAATTTCATGCTTCGTAATACCCGAAAGGAAGACCTTAAGCTCTTTCTAGATATAAGAAATGAAAAACCTTCTTCTCCTCAGGAGATATCTATGTTAACTTTAATTCCTGCTTTTATGGTCAGTGAAATAAGAACTGCTCTTGAAGTGGTTTTTGTTATTTTTTTGCCCTTTATTGTTATAGACTTGTTAGTTGCAAGCATTTTAATGTCTATGGGTATGATGATGATACCCCCCATGATGTTATCTTTACCTTTTAAGTTAATTCTTTTTGTTCTTTCCGATGGTTGGGAACTCTTAATAAAATCAATCATATTGAGTTACAGATGACAGTAGATCAGGTAATCACTTTAGGTCAAAAAATGCTTGAAATAGCACTTCTTGTAGGAATGCCAGTTCTTTTAACGACCTTTTTAGTAGGAATAATTATTAGTATCTTTCAAGCAGCAACACAAATACATGAGATGACTCTTACTTTTATTCCAAAAATCGTAGCAGCACTTTTGGCATTATTTATTTTTGGTAGTTGGATGTTGATAAAGCTTATTGACTATACGAAAGAAAACTTCCAATTTCTTATAAATGTAGTGAAATGACAGAAATATTAGATATTCATACTTTTTCTTTATTTCTTTTGACTTTTGTCAGAGTTGCTTCTTTTTTTCTTGCTTTTCCTTTTATCTCAACTACACTTATTCCTCTAAACATTAGAATTTTATTGATTTTAGCTTTCTCTTTTTATCTTTCACAAATAATAGAACCTTCACAAATGATTGACATAACAAAAATAGATCTTCTAAGTTTCTTTTTGCTAGTTATAAAAGAAGTATTACTTGGTATCAGTTTTTCTATTTTAACTACTATATATTCTTCTATTTTCATTCATGCAGCAGAACTCATAAGCTACTCAATGGGTTTAACGATAGTCAACATTTTTGATTCAACATTTGGTTCTATATCGGTACTAAGTAGATTTTTTGTTTATATATTTTATGTAGTTTTCTTCTTTACAGATGCCTATAAAATTTTTATAGCTGCTTTTGTAGAAAGCTTTAAAATAATTCCTATAGGAAACTTTCATCTTTCAGATTCTCTCCTGTACTTTTTTCTCAAAGAGTCAAAACTTATATTCTTCTTAAGTTTTAAAATAGCTTTTCCATTTATTATTACTCTTTTCATTACGAACTTAATCTTAGCTCTTGTTAATAGACTGATACCTCAAATAAATGTTTTCATAGTTGGTCTACCTCTTCAAATTTTTATAGGTCTATTCTTTTTATCCACGGGATTTTCTATTCTTATTTACTCATCTAAATATTTAATTGAAAAACTCTCTACTGATATAATAAACCTAATAAAAATCCTAGGGCATTAAATGGCAAAAGATCCCTCAAAAACAGAAAAGGCAACTCCTCGGCGGCGTCAGAAAGCAAAAGAAGAAGGACAAGTTCTTAAAAGCCAAGACATCCCAATAGCATTTACACTTTTAATAACTTCCACATTACTTTACTTTTATATTCCGTTTGCATACAAAAAACTTTTACAACTTTTTACTTTTGATTTTAGAACATCCAACAATGTAAACTTATGGAATAATTATCTAGTCTCTGCTAAAACTTTCGCGCTATTAATTTTACCAGTTTTCCTTGTACTTTTTCTAGGAGGCATTTTCTCAAACATAATCCAGTTTGGTTTTCTCTTTTCCCTAAAACCACTACTTCCAAAGCTTGATAATATCAATCCAATAAAGGGTTTAGGTCGACTTTTTTCCTTAAAAACTCTATTTGAAACCTTTAGAAATACTCTAAAGCTTATTATAGCTTTAGCTGTTGGTTACTTTAGTGGAAAATACATTTTATCGGACTTCTTTTCTTTAAGTTTTATATCACTAAACAACCAAATAATACTAATGCTTAAGTATACTCTTTTGCTCTTTTTTATTTTTGGTCTTTTATCCCTTCCTATTGCTGCCGCTGACTTCTTATTTAGAAGATGGGAATACGAGGAAAATCTTAAAATGTCAAAAGAGGAAATTAAAGAAGAAAGAAAACAGTATGAAGGTCATCCTCTTATAAAATCTGCTATTAGACGAAAACAGAGAGAAATAGCTATGAAAAGAATGATGGCAGAAATTCCTAAAGCTGACGTTGTTATTACAAACCCAACTCACTACGCAGTTGCTTTAAGATATGAAAGAGGAAAAATGCATGCTCCAAAAGTTATTGCAAAGGGAGTAGACAACATTGCTTTAAAGATAAAAAAGATAGCATTAGAACATAACATACCTATAGAAGAAAATCCCTATCTTGCAAGAGTTCTATATGAAAGCTGTGATATTGGTAGTTTCATTCCTGAAGAATTTTACCAAGCAATAGCAAAAATACTTGCAAAAGTTTACAAAAAAAAGAAATTATTTTGAATTTTTAGTTTCAGCTTTTTGTTTTTTTACCTTTGTTAAAATCTCAACTATTTTGTTTACTATGTCTGGATCTACATAGTTTAGAACATTTCCTGCTTTACGTGGCTTCATATTGTAAATAATATACGCTGCTTC encodes:
- the fliQ gene encoding flagellar biosynthesis protein FliQ, which produces MTVDQVITLGQKMLEIALLVGMPVLLTTFLVGIIISIFQAATQIHEMTLTFIPKIVAALLALFIFGSWMLIKLIDYTKENFQFLINVVK
- the flhB gene encoding flagellar biosynthesis protein FlhB produces the protein MAKDPSKTEKATPRRRQKAKEEGQVLKSQDIPIAFTLLITSTLLYFYIPFAYKKLLQLFTFDFRTSNNVNLWNNYLVSAKTFALLILPVFLVLFLGGIFSNIIQFGFLFSLKPLLPKLDNINPIKGLGRLFSLKTLFETFRNTLKLIIALAVGYFSGKYILSDFFSLSFISLNNQIILMLKYTLLLFFIFGLLSLPIAAADFLFRRWEYEENLKMSKEEIKEERKQYEGHPLIKSAIRRKQREIAMKRMMAEIPKADVVITNPTHYAVALRYERGKMHAPKVIAKGVDNIALKIKKIALEHNIPIEENPYLARVLYESCDIGSFIPEEFYQAIAKILAKVYKKKKLF
- a CDS encoding flagellar basal body-associated FliL family protein; translated protein: MAEEEKQEQEQKGSGKKKFIILIVLLLLLGIGGGVAYKFLVLDKKKVESQEKQAQRIIEEIKATEKVGVMFDLGTFVVNLADTDIERYLKVSIVLELKDQKIQAEAQKRLPEIKDAITTLLLTKKSSEIRTPEGIEFLKEEIAKRVNAILPLGGVKNVYFTEFIIQTG
- a CDS encoding FliM/FliN family flagellar motor switch protein; the protein is MTKQDKRLEDFKDVSLSISLCIGKKFLTLNKILKLKEGDLIEFDKKLEDYLDVYLNGQKFGIGELVIVNDKYSLRLVDLV
- the fliP gene encoding flagellar type III secretion system pore protein FliP (The bacterial flagellar biogenesis protein FliP forms a type III secretion system (T3SS)-type pore required for flagellar assembly.) codes for the protein MKKYSQVAIVAIAINLLYISTSYGETVNDFLPQLGNLDITLKILFLITILSLAPAILITVTSFTRIVIILSLLRHALGTPQTPPNQVIIALSLFLTLFTMAPTFQQIDELAIQPYINKKISDVEAIKRASEPIKNFMLRNTRKEDLKLFLDIRNEKPSSPQEISMLTLIPAFMVSEIRTALEVVFVIFLPFIVIDLLVASILMSMGMMMIPPMMLSLPFKLILFVLSDGWELLIKSIILSYR
- a CDS encoding flagellar biosynthetic protein FliR, with translation MTEILDIHTFSLFLLTFVRVASFFLAFPFISTTLIPLNIRILLILAFSFYLSQIIEPSQMIDITKIDLLSFFLLVIKEVLLGISFSILTTIYSSIFIHAAELISYSMGLTIVNIFDSTFGSISVLSRFFVYIFYVVFFFTDAYKIFIAAFVESFKIIPIGNFHLSDSLLYFFLKESKLIFFLSFKIAFPFIITLFITNLILALVNRLIPQINVFIVGLPLQIFIGLFFLSTGFSILIYSSKYLIEKLSTDIINLIKILGH